A single region of the Chelmon rostratus isolate fCheRos1 chromosome 5, fCheRos1.pri, whole genome shotgun sequence genome encodes:
- the LOC121607237 gene encoding interleukin-1 beta-like has product MESEMKSNVSEMWSPKMPKGLELEITHHPMTMKRVVNLIIAMERLKDSRSESLLSTEFRDESLLNIMLDSIVEEQIVFKCCSAPPLQYSRMAEHQCSVTDSEKRSLVLVPNSMELHAVLLQGGTDNCKVHLNMSTYVHPARRVDASGRTVVLGIKDTNLYLSCHKEGDEPTLHLETVEDKESLKKISSDSDMVRFLFYKHDTGLNVSTLVSVPYSDWYISTAEDDNKPVEMCLENARRHRTFNIQRQS; this is encoded by the exons ATGGAATCCGAGATGAAATCCAACGTGAGCGAGATGTGGAGCCCCAAGATGCCCAAGGGACTGGAACTGGAGATTACCCATCATCCAATGACAATGAAGCGTGTGGTCAACCTCATCATTGCCATGGAGAGGCTGAAGGACAGCAGGTCAGAGTCACTGCTGAGCACTGAGTTCAGAGACGAAAGCCTGCTCAACATCATGCTGGACAGCATAGTGGAAG AGCAAATAGTGTTTAAGTGCTGCTCAGCTCCACCGCTTCAGTATAGCAGGATGGCCGAGCACCAGTGCAGTGTGACCGACAGTGAGAAGAGGAGCTTGGTTCTGGTCCCAAACAGCATGGAGCTCCACGCAGTGTTGCTGCAAGGAGGCACTGACAACTGCAAAG tTCACCTGAACATGTCGACCTACGTGCACCCTGCACGCAGAGTTGACGCCAGTGGTCGAACAGTGGTTCTGGGCATCAAGGACACAAACCTCTACCTGTCTTGCCACAAGGAAGGTGATGAGCCAACCTTGCATCTGGAG ACGGTGGAGGACAAAGAAAGTCTGAAGAAGATCAGCTCAGACAGCGACATGGTGCGTTTCCTCTTCTACAAACACGACACCGGGCTGAACGTCAGCACCCTCGTGTCTGTCCCCTACAGCGACTGGTACATCAGCACAGCAGAAGATGACAACAAGCCGGTGGAGATGTGCCTGGAGAACGCCAGACGCCACAGAACCTTCAACATCCAGCGTCAGAGTTAA